In the genome of Planctomyces sp. SH-PL62, the window GATCCCGTCGTCCAGACTCGCTGCATCGCCCTGGCGCGGCTCGGTTACGTCTGCCTCTGCGTGGACGCCTTCGGCGCAGGCGAGCGGGCCGTGGTCCCCGGACCGGGGACCTACCACGGCGGCCTCATGGGGGCATCGCTTTGGGCGGCCGGCGTCCCCCTGGTCGGGCTTCAAGTGCATGACAACCGGCGGGCCGTCGACTACCTCGTGTCCCGGCCGGAAGTCGACCCGACCCGGCTGGCGATCACCGGAGCCTCCGGGGGGGGGAATCAGACCCTCTACGCCGGGGCCCTCGACGATCGTCTCAAGGCCGTCGTCCCGGTCTGCGGGGTCGGGACGCTCGAAGCCTATCTGGAGACGGCCTGCTGCGTCTGCGAGGTCAACCCTGCGGGCCTGAGCTACGCCACGACGGGAGACCTGCTGGCGATGGTCGCTCCTCGCGCCTTGCTCGTCGTCAGCGCCAGCCGGGACGCCCCCCAGTTCAGCGCGAAAGAGGCCGCCAAAAGTCTCGACTACGCGCGTCCGAGGTTCGAGCGTCTCGGCGTCGGCGACCGGGTTCGCCACGTCACCGTCGATTCCGGTCACGACTACAACCAGCCGATGCGCGAGGCGCTATACGGCTGGCTGGACCGCTGGCTCCGGGAACGGGGCGACGGCGGCCCGGTACCGGAACCCGAGGCTCGGCCCGAAGACCCCGCCCTGCTCCGCTGCTTCGCCGACGCCGAGTCCCGACCGGCGTCGGTCGTCACCATCCCCGAGTTCGTGCACCGAGAGAGCCTCGCTCGGCTCGCCGCGCTTCCCGACCCTCCCGACCATCGTCAGGCGTGGGAGGCCGAGGCGGTCACGATCAAGGCTGGGCTCGCCGCGGAGGTCCTCGGCGGTCTCCCCAGGTCCAGTCCCCCACGACCTCGAATCGGATTCGACGCGGCCGGAGGTTGTTGGACGATCGCGATGGAGCCCGAGCCGGGGCTTTCTTTGGCGGGCTACTTTCGCCCGCCCGACCTCGGGACCGTCGCCGGGACGCCTCGTGGAGTCGTCATCCAGACGGCGGAACAGGGAGTCGACGCCGAGGCCGCTCGGGAGTGGGGAAGCTCCTGGACTCGCAGCGGTTACGCGACCTGCGCCGTGGAGTTGCGCGCGCTGGGGAGACTCAAGCCGGAGACCCCGGCGATCGCCGGGGTGCTTGATCACAATGAGGCCGAATGGGGAGTCTGGATCGGCCGCCCTCTGCTTGGTCAGTGGGTCTTCGACTTTCTCCAGTGGGTCGAGGCCCTTGCCGGGCTGATCGCGGCCCCCCCGGCTTCGTTCCTGGCGATCCCGGCCAACGTGCCTCTGCTCCTGCACGGTCGAGGTGCGACGGGGACGGCCGCGATCCTAGCGTCTGCGTATGCTCCACGCATCGACGCCGTGATCGCCGAGGGGGCTCCCGTCCGACTCGTCGCCGAGCCACCGGTCGCGTGGACCCAATCCCGCATGGGACTGATCGCGCCGAATCTTTTGAAGTATGGCGATTTGGGTCGGCTGGTAAGCCTGATAGCGCCACGTCGACTCGTCGTCGTCCGCGGTGTCGGGACCGACGGCGCGACGGTGCCTCTCCAGGACCTGGAAGCCTCATTCGCCCACGCACGGGCGATTTATGGGCTTTATGATGCGAACTTAAAGCTGGTTTTGGCGAGTGCTCGGGTTGACGTCGGACTTCCCTGAGCAGATGCGCAGTGGAATTTGATTCGAGGCGGGATCAGATAAGGCCGATCGCCTGGGTTTTGACGCTGATTGGAGAGAGAAGCGCCTCTCTTCGCGCATTGACCCACAGCGGGAGGCACCGATAATCAAGGAAACCGAGATAGGCGTCGATACGTGCCACCGAGCGGCCTCTTGGGCCCTCGGCCGGCTGCGACGCCGGAGGTAGGTCGCCCGGATTCCCGGTCACAACCCGTTCGGTCGAGCATTTCACCTCGGACGTTTCATGCAGAACAATCTCAACGCCCTCCCGCGGATCGAACTGGAACGCCCGAGTCGACGTGGCCTGGTCGGTCTGCGACTGGTGGGCCTGGTCGTCGCCCTCTCGGCGGTCGGCGGGGCGGCGTGGGCGTGGGAGCAGGGATATCGGCCCACCTGGCTCGATCGTCGGCAGGAGGTCTCGTTCCACCTGGCCGAGGTCGATCGCGGCGACATCGTCCAGTACGTCGTGGAATTCGGGACGATCGAAAGCGCCGCGGACGGCGTGGTGCGCTGTCAGGTGGAAGCTCTGGTCGGGATGGTCGGCGGCACCAACTCGAGCGGGTCGGGCGGCTCGGGCGGTCGCGGCGGGTCGACTTCCGGCTCCCAGTCTCGCGCGGCCCAGGTTTCGACGCCGGCGCCTGCGGTGAAAAAGAGCACCGGCTCGGCTTCTGCGAAATCGGCGACCGGCTCGGCTTCAAAGTCCGGATCCGGATCGGCGTCCGCGTCGACCCCGGTGGTATCCACCTCGGGTAAGCCGACGATCCGAAGTTTCAGCTACGTCGTGACCCCGTATTCGCCGTTGAAGCGGACGGCCTCGGCCTCGTCCGCAACGACGTCGAGCAGCAGCGGATCGCGAGGCGGTGGCGGCGGCGGTGGTATGGGGGACGAGAAGCCGGGCTCGACCCGGATCATCTCGATACTCCCCGAAGGGACTGCGGTCAAGAAAGGGGACGTCGTCTGCGAACTCGACTCCGCGGCGTTCCGCGACGAGTTGAAGGCGCAGCAGATCCGTTGGCTCCAGGCCAAGTCGTACGTCGAGCAGGCGACCTCGTTGCTGGCCGTGAACCAGATCACGCTCAAGGAATATCGCGAGGGGATTCTTCCTCAGGATATCCAACTCATCCGCCAGTATGTTCAGACCTGCGAGATCGAGCAGGATCGGGCGATGCGCAACCTCGAGTGGTCCAGAGGGGTCACGGCCAAGGGTCTTCGCACCAGTTCCCAACTCCGCGCCGACGAGTTGTCGCTGCAACAATCGGAGTTCGTGCTCAGCGAGGCGAAAGGGATGCTCGAACGGCTGGAGAAATACACCGGCCCCAAGATCCTCAAGTCCCTGGAAGCGAAGCTCGCCTCGATCCTGACCGACAAACTGGCCCAGGACGCGAGTTTCGCGCTGGAGGCCGAGCGGCTCCAGCGGTTGGAGAAGAACGTCGCGGCCTGCACTCTCCGCGCCACTCGCGACGGCGTGGTGGTGTACATCAATCAGACGAACGCCTGGGGACGCGTGGAATCGGTGATCCAGGAAGGGACGACCGTTCGACAGGACCAGCCGATCTTCCAGCTTCCCGATCCCAAACGGATGCGGATCAAGGCCCGCATCAACGAGACGAAGGTGGCGATGCTGCGGAACGGCCAGGCGTGCTCCATCCGGCTCGACGCCTTCCCCGACCGCCTGCTCAGCGGCCGGGTGACAGATGTGACCGCGATCTCCTCGCCGGTGAACGGACCGTTCTCCGACGTGCGAGTCTACTTCGCCCTGATCGCGATCGAGGATGCCTTCGATGGGATTCGCCCCGGCCTCAGCGCCGAGGTGACGTTCCTTTACGATCGGCGTTCGCAGGTCGACCGTCTGCCGCTCGCGGCCGTCCGGGACATCGGCGATGACTCATTCGTCGCCGTCCTGGAAAGCCAGCCCGCGCCTGACGCCAAGGTCCCTTACCGCTGGCAGAAGGTGGAACTGGGCCTCAGCGACTCGGACTTCGTCGAGGTGCTCTCGGGCGTCCGTGAGGGAGAACAGGTCATCCTCGATCCTTTCACCCTGGAGGCGCCGCAAGTCGAGCCGACTCCCTCGCGCATCGCCTCGACCTCGCCCTGATGGTGAGTGAGCCGGGCCGGGAGGATTCCCGGCCCGCGCTCTGCCGGTCTTCATGGCACCTCTTTCGACGCGTCGACGAGTTGGGCGACCGTCTCTTCGAGCCTGGACTCGCCGCCGAACGTCATCCCGAGCGCGCGAATCCGATCGGTGGCGATTTCGTTCTTGGGTCGGCTCGCCGCCCCTTCGATCGCGCCGTCGGTCCCGGCGAGACGCTGCGCGATTCCCGCGACTTGGTAATCGGAGACGTATCGATCGTAGCAGTTGAACATACGGCCGGTGACGGCGTCGGCGTCGGCCGTCAGCAGGAGTTCGACGGCCCTGGCGACGTCCGAAGCATGGACCTCCTTGCCCCCTCCCTGGCATTCGACCCGCTGGCCCGCGACCACCTTTCGCACCAGGTCGAACCATTTGCTCCGGTCGGGCGGGTGGGCCAGGCCGTAGACGCCGCACGGACGGAGCGCGCAGATCGGCAACCTGCCGCCGAGCCCGTAGCTCGACACGAAGGCCTCGATCGCCGCCTTGTGGGCCCCGTAGTGGCTGCAACTCCAGGTCGGGTGGGCCTCATCAAGCGGGCGGTCCGGCAGGATGACGTCGTGCACGGCGCACGAGGAAATGAACACGAACCGACCCACTCCTTCGCGTCGAGCTTCCTCGATCAGCCGGAGCGTCCCCAGGACGTTGCGCTCCACGAACTCCAGGATGTTCCCCTCACGATTCCGAAATCCACCCCCTGGATGGTCGAGCGCCGTGTGGACGACGGCGTCGGCCCCGGCCACAAGATCACGGGCGGCGCGTTCGTCTCCCAGCCCACCCTCGATCCAGTCGAGCGTCCCTTCGGGGAACGAATCGGGAAAGCCGCCGACGTCGCTGGTCGGACGTCGCCAGCAGATGAGCTGATGTCCCGCACCGGCCAGTTGTGAGACGATGTAGCGGCCGACGAATCCCGTCGCCCCGGTCACGGCGATTCTCATGGTCCCAACCCCCCCTGTCAGTACCTCGCGCCCCGCACGCCGCGCATCCCCGAAGCTCATGAGGCGGAAGACGAGGGGCGAGCCGACGGAGATCCCGGCATGAATCAGGCCCCCGCCCCGCCCCCTCCCGAGCGTCCCTCGGCGCGCGTTCGATGGTTCAAGCGTTTCATCATACTCGCCACGCTCGTGGTGGTCGCTGGGATGGTCGCCTCGTTCCGAGTCGGTCGGTTCTACGTAGTCGAGGGCGCCTACTCGGCTCGCACGGCCGTCGTGCGATGGCTTACGGGCCTGCAGCCCGATCGCTCCGAGATCGAACTCGACTGGGCTCGGCGGCGGCGACGATCGGTTGAGAAGACGACCGAGGTTCTGACGAAATTCTACGAGGGGGCCGACGAGCCGATTCGGGCCCTGTTCCAGACCGCCGGCATGGACCCTGCGCACGGGCTGGTTCGATTCGGCCGGGCCGACCAGACGTTCCTGCTCTCCTCGCAGGTCTTCGAGCGGGACGACGACGGCCGTTCGTATCGACTCAGGCCCGATACTCGTTCCGTCTGGCTTCGCCAGGTCACTCTTCACAACGGGCCTTTCGGCCTGTTCCAGGTCCTCGACACCCCCGAGCATCGGAAAGCGGCGGCCGAGGCCGGCGCGATCGTCGACGAAGGGTCGATCACGACGACCAATTCCTGGGGCCTGCGCGGGCCGGAACCTGATCCCTCCGCCCCCCTGCGCGGCGTCGTCCTCGGCGATTCGTTCATGCAGGGCATGTTCAACGGCGACGAGCAAACCCCGTCGGTCT includes:
- a CDS encoding acetylxylan esterase, translating into MRATNDPGSPGAAYGAFIRRSAPSARRPSGSPSTPEGWEERLRSVKDGLRSSFSLAIIPSCDLAPEVLGVVERADYVIERLTFQSRPGVRVTANLYRPRNLEAPAPAVLCVHGHWAWARIDPVVQTRCIALARLGYVCLCVDAFGAGERAVVPGPGTYHGGLMGASLWAAGVPLVGLQVHDNRRAVDYLVSRPEVDPTRLAITGASGGGNQTLYAGALDDRLKAVVPVCGVGTLEAYLETACCVCEVNPAGLSYATTGDLLAMVAPRALLVVSASRDAPQFSAKEAAKSLDYARPRFERLGVGDRVRHVTVDSGHDYNQPMREALYGWLDRWLRERGDGGPVPEPEARPEDPALLRCFADAESRPASVVTIPEFVHRESLARLAALPDPPDHRQAWEAEAVTIKAGLAAEVLGGLPRSSPPRPRIGFDAAGGCWTIAMEPEPGLSLAGYFRPPDLGTVAGTPRGVVIQTAEQGVDAEAAREWGSSWTRSGYATCAVELRALGRLKPETPAIAGVLDHNEAEWGVWIGRPLLGQWVFDFLQWVEALAGLIAAPPASFLAIPANVPLLLHGRGATGTAAILASAYAPRIDAVIAEGAPVRLVAEPPVAWTQSRMGLIAPNLLKYGDLGRLVSLIAPRRLVVVRGVGTDGATVPLQDLEASFAHARAIYGLYDANLKLVLASARVDVGLP
- a CDS encoding efflux RND transporter periplasmic adaptor subunit, translating into MQNNLNALPRIELERPSRRGLVGLRLVGLVVALSAVGGAAWAWEQGYRPTWLDRRQEVSFHLAEVDRGDIVQYVVEFGTIESAADGVVRCQVEALVGMVGGTNSSGSGGSGGRGGSTSGSQSRAAQVSTPAPAVKKSTGSASAKSATGSASKSGSGSASASTPVVSTSGKPTIRSFSYVVTPYSPLKRTASASSATTSSSSGSRGGGGGGGMGDEKPGSTRIISILPEGTAVKKGDVVCELDSAAFRDELKAQQIRWLQAKSYVEQATSLLAVNQITLKEYREGILPQDIQLIRQYVQTCEIEQDRAMRNLEWSRGVTAKGLRTSSQLRADELSLQQSEFVLSEAKGMLERLEKYTGPKILKSLEAKLASILTDKLAQDASFALEAERLQRLEKNVAACTLRATRDGVVVYINQTNAWGRVESVIQEGTTVRQDQPIFQLPDPKRMRIKARINETKVAMLRNGQACSIRLDAFPDRLLSGRVTDVTAISSPVNGPFSDVRVYFALIAIEDAFDGIRPGLSAEVTFLYDRRSQVDRLPLAAVRDIGDDSFVAVLESQPAPDAKVPYRWQKVELGLSDSDFVEVLSGVREGEQVILDPFTLEAPQVEPTPSRIASTSP
- a CDS encoding NAD-dependent epimerase/dehydratase family protein, producing MRIAVTGATGFVGRYIVSQLAGAGHQLICWRRPTSDVGGFPDSFPEGTLDWIEGGLGDERAARDLVAGADAVVHTALDHPGGGFRNREGNILEFVERNVLGTLRLIEEARREGVGRFVFISSCAVHDVILPDRPLDEAHPTWSCSHYGAHKAAIEAFVSSYGLGGRLPICALRPCGVYGLAHPPDRSKWFDLVRKVVAGQRVECQGGGKEVHASDVARAVELLLTADADAVTGRMFNCYDRYVSDYQVAGIAQRLAGTDGAIEGAASRPKNEIATDRIRALGMTFGGESRLEETVAQLVDASKEVP
- a CDS encoding SGNH/GDSL hydrolase family protein, which gives rise to MNQAPAPPPPERPSARVRWFKRFIILATLVVVAGMVASFRVGRFYVVEGAYSARTAVVRWLTGLQPDRSEIELDWARRRRRSVEKTTEVLTKFYEGADEPIRALFQTAGMDPAHGLVRFGRADQTFLLSSQVFERDDDGRSYRLRPDTRSVWLRQVTLHNGPFGLFQVLDTPEHRKAAAEAGAIVDEGSITTTNSWGLRGPEPDPSAPLRGVVLGDSFMQGMFNGDEQTPSVYLANRLAELYGCPVSVANTGHIGYSPEQYFYSLLEYGERLKPQFVVVSVCPNDFGEGFEILQGQADWLDEAAYWIDRIYGWCRARGVICLIVPVPTYPQVESRRKDGFYPGMVNNAFPGPPPCYCDPLERFLDEHLRLRWEAQQAGQSLPRSLLYNRHIDDDHFSPRGADLWAEVVARRLMFLIETIGRAASPSLPKPRLSSLTSSSGLRR